A genome region from Rattus norvegicus strain BN/NHsdMcwi chromosome 17, GRCr8, whole genome shotgun sequence includes the following:
- the LOC120097781 gene encoding ral guanine nucleotide dissociation stimulator-like isoform X2, whose translation MVVTEPCTETHISTNMVENLVNRLVSSLQDGDLFFAPAFLNAYRQFTTTQYALDLLLKRFAYFYLDCEEDKHIKSTLCCFLDTWIDQYPEEFSQTILKKLKTYLTVNMPSSDLNVRVHMLLKELRQESNESEGKGEESVSLPVTLLYKTESAADLSSSVEVRSYTSGDLEMEAWFPSGNVQPEPAYLQETETPESTIKVISWD comes from the exons ATGGTCGTGACGGAGCCCTGTACAGAGACACATATCAGTACAAACATGGTGGAAAATCTGGTGAATCGACTGGTGTCATCTCTGCAGGATGGGGACCTCTTCTTTGCCCCTGCTTTCCTGAACGCATACCGACAGTTCACCACCACACAGTATGCGCTGGATCTGCTGTTGAAGAG GTTTGCCTACTTCTACCTGGATTGTGAAGAGGATAAACACATAAAGAG CACTCTCTGTTGCTTCCTGGACACATGGATAGACCAATACCCTGAGGAGTTTAGTCAGACCATTCTGAAAAAGTTGAAGACCTACTTGACTGTGAACATGCCCTCCTCCGATCTGAATGTCCGTGTCCATATGCTCCTCAAGGAGTTGCGGCAAGAGTCCAATGAGTCAGAGGGAAAAGGTGAAGAATCAG TTTCACTGCCCGTTACCCTTCTCTACAAGACTGAATCGGCTGCAGATTTGTCTTCATCTGTAGAAGTGAGGAGCTACACCTCTGGAGATTTAGAAATGGAAGCGTGGTTTCCATCAGGGAACGTGCAGCCAGAACCAGCTTATCTGCAAGAGACAGAGACCCCAGAATCCACCATAAAGGTCATCTCTTGGGACTAG
- the LOC120097781 gene encoding ral guanine nucleotide dissociation stimulator-like isoform X1 — translation MFSCCPWTTEGSGLKKDKNEGQVGTLKFMILSCLQCLWPFAQKETDLTQENQTQDYADEGEHECAPMVVTEPCTETHISTNMVENLVNRLVSSLQDGDLFFAPAFLNAYRQFTTTQYALDLLLKRFAYFYLDCEEDKHIKSTLCCFLDTWIDQYPEEFSQTILKKLKTYLTVNMPSSDLNVRVHMLLKELRQESNESEGKGEESVSLPVTLLYKTESAADLSSSVEVRSYTSGDLEMEAWFPSGNVQPEPAYLQETETPESTIKVISWD, via the exons ATGTTCTCTTGTTGTCCTTGGACTACTGAAGGCTCAGGCctgaagaaagataaaaatgaaggtCAGGTAGGGACCTTGAAATTCAtgattctttcctgcctgcaATGTCTCTGGCCATTtgcccagaaggaaacagacttgACCCAAGAAAACCAGACCCAGGACTACGCAGACGAG GGTGAGCATGAGTGTGCCCCAATGGTCGTGACGGAGCCCTGTACAGAGACACATATCAGTACAAACATGGTGGAAAATCTGGTGAATCGACTGGTGTCATCTCTGCAGGATGGGGACCTCTTCTTTGCCCCTGCTTTCCTGAACGCATACCGACAGTTCACCACCACACAGTATGCGCTGGATCTGCTGTTGAAGAG GTTTGCCTACTTCTACCTGGATTGTGAAGAGGATAAACACATAAAGAG CACTCTCTGTTGCTTCCTGGACACATGGATAGACCAATACCCTGAGGAGTTTAGTCAGACCATTCTGAAAAAGTTGAAGACCTACTTGACTGTGAACATGCCCTCCTCCGATCTGAATGTCCGTGTCCATATGCTCCTCAAGGAGTTGCGGCAAGAGTCCAATGAGTCAGAGGGAAAAGGTGAAGAATCAG TTTCACTGCCCGTTACCCTTCTCTACAAGACTGAATCGGCTGCAGATTTGTCTTCATCTGTAGAAGTGAGGAGCTACACCTCTGGAGATTTAGAAATGGAAGCGTGGTTTCCATCAGGGAACGTGCAGCCAGAACCAGCTTATCTGCAAGAGACAGAGACCCCAGAATCCACCATAAAGGTCATCTCTTGGGACTAG